One genomic segment of Arachis duranensis cultivar V14167 chromosome 4, aradu.V14167.gnm2.J7QH, whole genome shotgun sequence includes these proteins:
- the LOC107484800 gene encoding isochorismate synthase 2, chloroplastic isoform X7: protein MGTLTILLKHSSTYKSLTKCTNIFLLFPLSKKQHSIYSLHFHQRPLCHGCSLSMNGCRKGHSREPVGTIKTQTLEPVATTSMALYSLKMAISKMKSEPQFRSSSGIVRLQVSIEEEEVEAIDWLHSQNHLLLPRCFFSGREHNSFDSNGRSLVSIAGVGSAVFFCQPHPFSYWDWVSIRRFLSESCPLIRAYGAIRFDAKAKLSVEWLPFGSFYFMIPQVEFNELEGGSMLTTTMAWDNTISWSWEDAINALQDTLSKVSASIVRFPKQAPPTLILSSHDIPSKIDWDIAVNRALEMIKKNNSLLTKVVLARSTKVVPTTNIDPLTWLACLTVESENAYQFLLQPPNAPAFIGNTPEQLFHRKWLHITSEALAGTRARGVSIALDRQIELDLLTSPKDDIEFTIVRDTIRRKLEGVCEKVVIKPKKMIRKLPRIQHLFAQLASRLRSEEDERFVGFQQKRHNF from the exons ATGGGAACACTGACAATTTTATTGAAACACT CTTCTACTTACAAGTCTCTCACAAAATGCACAAACATCTTCCTCTTATTTCCTCTCTCCAAGAAGCAACACTCTATTTACAGTCTTCATTTTCACCAA AGACCATTGTGCCATGGATGCTCTCTTTCAATGAATGGCTGCAGAAAAGGACATTCAAGAGAGCCTGTTGGGACAATAAAGACACAAACGTTGGAACCGGTTGCAACAACTTCAATGGCTTTGTACAGCCTGAAAATGGCGATTTCTAAGATGAAATCAGAGCCTCAATTTCGGAGCTCTTCAGGCATAGTGAGGCTGCAGGTCTCCATTGAGGAGGAAGAGGTCGAGGCCATTGATTGGCTCCACTCACAGAACCACCTGCTCCTTCCTCGCTGCTTCTTCTCCGGCAGGGAACACAATTCTTTTGATTCTAATGGCAGAAGCTTGGTTAGCATTGCTGGTGTTGGCTCTGCCGTTTTCTTTTGCCAGCCACACCCCTTTTCCTATTGGGATTGGGTATCCATTAGGAG GTTTCTTTCCGAGAGCTGCCCATTGATTCGTGCATACGGAGCCATCCGATTCGACGCAAAAGCTAAGTTGTCAGTAGAGTGGCTGCCTTTTGGTTCTTTCTACTTCATGATTCCTCAG GTTGAGTTTAATGAGCTTGAAGGAGGATCGATGCTCACTACGACCATGGCGTGGGACAATACAATTTCTTGGTCATGGGAAGATGCAATCAATGCTCTCCAAGACACCCTTAGCAAG GTTTCTGCTTCGATTGTGAGGTTCCCGAAACAAGCTCCTCCAACATTAATATTAAGTAGCCATGATATTCCAAGTAAAATAGATTGGGATATTGCTGTTAACAGAGCTTTGGAgatgataaagaaaaacaacTCCTTACTAACCAAG GTTGTGCTAGCTCGTAGCACAAAAGTAGTGCCTACTACTAACATTGATCCGCTTACGTGGTTAGCTTGCTTAACG GTTGAGAGCGAAAATGCATACCAGTTTCTCCTTCAGCCGCCAAATGCACCTGCATTTATCGGAAATACA CCAGAGCAACTATTTCACAGAAAATGGCTCCACATTACTAGTGAGGCTTTGGCTGGAACTCGAGCTAGAGGAGTGTCGATCGCATTGGATCGTCAAATAGAACTCGACTTGCTTACAAG TCCAAAGGATGATATTGAGTTCACCATAGTGAGAGATAccataagaagaaaattagag ggagtatgtgaaaaagttgTAATCAAGCCAAAGAAAATGATAAGAAAGCTCCCTAGGATCCAACATTTATTTGCTCAATTAGCCAGCAGGTTAAGAAGTGAAGAAGACGAG CGGTTTGTGGGTTTCCAACAGAAGAGGCACAACTTTTAA
- the LOC107484800 gene encoding isochorismate synthase 2, chloroplastic isoform X5, with amino-acid sequence MGTLTILLKHSSTYKSLTKCTNIFLLFPLSKKQHSIYSLHFHQRPLCHGCSLSMNGCRKGHSREPVGTIKTQTLEPVATTSMALYSLKMAISKMKSEPQFRSSSGIVRLQVSIEEEEVEAIDWLHSQNHLLLPRCFFSGREHNSFDSNGRSLVSIAGVGSAVFFCQPHPFSYWDWVSIRRFLSESCPLIRAYGAIRFDAKAKLSVEWLPFGSFYFMIPQVEFNELEGGSMLTTTMAWDNTISWSWEDAINALQDTLSKVSASIVRFPKQAPPTLILSSHDIPSKIDWDIAVNRALEMIKKNNSLLTKVVLARSTKVVPTTNIDPLTWLACLTVESENAYQFLLQPPNAPAFIGNTPEQLFHRKWLHITSEALAGTRARGVSIALDRQIELDLLTSPKDDIEFTIVRDTIRRKLEGVCEKVVIKPKKMIRKLPRIQHLFAQLASRLRSEEDEFEILSSLHPSPAVCGFPTEEAQLLIAKTEVFDRGMYGGPVGWFGGGESEFAVGIRDSGRKQSLLGVG; translated from the exons ATGGGAACACTGACAATTTTATTGAAACACT CTTCTACTTACAAGTCTCTCACAAAATGCACAAACATCTTCCTCTTATTTCCTCTCTCCAAGAAGCAACACTCTATTTACAGTCTTCATTTTCACCAA AGACCATTGTGCCATGGATGCTCTCTTTCAATGAATGGCTGCAGAAAAGGACATTCAAGAGAGCCTGTTGGGACAATAAAGACACAAACGTTGGAACCGGTTGCAACAACTTCAATGGCTTTGTACAGCCTGAAAATGGCGATTTCTAAGATGAAATCAGAGCCTCAATTTCGGAGCTCTTCAGGCATAGTGAGGCTGCAGGTCTCCATTGAGGAGGAAGAGGTCGAGGCCATTGATTGGCTCCACTCACAGAACCACCTGCTCCTTCCTCGCTGCTTCTTCTCCGGCAGGGAACACAATTCTTTTGATTCTAATGGCAGAAGCTTGGTTAGCATTGCTGGTGTTGGCTCTGCCGTTTTCTTTTGCCAGCCACACCCCTTTTCCTATTGGGATTGGGTATCCATTAGGAG GTTTCTTTCCGAGAGCTGCCCATTGATTCGTGCATACGGAGCCATCCGATTCGACGCAAAAGCTAAGTTGTCAGTAGAGTGGCTGCCTTTTGGTTCTTTCTACTTCATGATTCCTCAG GTTGAGTTTAATGAGCTTGAAGGAGGATCGATGCTCACTACGACCATGGCGTGGGACAATACAATTTCTTGGTCATGGGAAGATGCAATCAATGCTCTCCAAGACACCCTTAGCAAG GTTTCTGCTTCGATTGTGAGGTTCCCGAAACAAGCTCCTCCAACATTAATATTAAGTAGCCATGATATTCCAAGTAAAATAGATTGGGATATTGCTGTTAACAGAGCTTTGGAgatgataaagaaaaacaacTCCTTACTAACCAAG GTTGTGCTAGCTCGTAGCACAAAAGTAGTGCCTACTACTAACATTGATCCGCTTACGTGGTTAGCTTGCTTAACG GTTGAGAGCGAAAATGCATACCAGTTTCTCCTTCAGCCGCCAAATGCACCTGCATTTATCGGAAATACA CCAGAGCAACTATTTCACAGAAAATGGCTCCACATTACTAGTGAGGCTTTGGCTGGAACTCGAGCTAGAGGAGTGTCGATCGCATTGGATCGTCAAATAGAACTCGACTTGCTTACAAG TCCAAAGGATGATATTGAGTTCACCATAGTGAGAGATAccataagaagaaaattagag ggagtatgtgaaaaagttgTAATCAAGCCAAAGAAAATGATAAGAAAGCTCCCTAGGATCCAACATTTATTTGCTCAATTAGCCAGCAGGTTAAGAAGTGAAGAAGACGAG tTTGAAATTTTGTCATCTCTTCACCCAAGTCCAGCGGTTTGTGGGTTTCCAACAGAAGAGGCACAACTTTTAATTGCAAAAACAG AAGTATTTGATAGAGGGATGTATGGCGGACCTGTGGGTTGGTTCGGCGGTGGAGAGAGCGAGTTTGCTGTTGGAATCAG GGATAGTGGAAGGAAGCAATCCTTACTTGGAGTGGGATGA